A genomic window from Cucumis melo cultivar AY chromosome 8, USDA_Cmelo_AY_1.0, whole genome shotgun sequence includes:
- the LOC103484270 gene encoding glycine-rich RNA-binding protein 4, mitochondrial: MWATTVSLPSISNLRGPVFPNNPLVASNRPSLNLRASFFDYPLASRLMVRNLPYSTNESRLQEEFSNFGEIAEVLLAKDRSTKRPKGYAFIQYTCQDDAMLALENMDCKIFDGRTIYVEIAKPGSGSFGGYPRTSGPPKERPNVEQEDIADCWY, translated from the exons ATGTGGGCGACAACCGTCTCCTTACCTTCAATTTCAAATCTTCGGGGACCCGTTTTTCCGAATAATCCGCTTGTCGCTTCCAATCGCCCATCTCTGAATCTTCGAGCTTCTTTCTTTGATTATCCTCTTGCCAGTAGACTCATGGTTAGAA ATTTACCATACTCCACCAATGAGAGTCGACTGCAAGaagaattttcaaattttggtgaGATTGCTGAAG TGTTGTTAGCAAAAGATCGATCAACAAAAAGACCAAAAGGATATGCGTTTATTCAATACACTTGCCAAGACGATGCGATGCTTGCACTGGAAAATATGGATTGCAAG ATATTTGATGGAAGGACGATCTATGTGGAAATTGCAAAACCTGGTAGCGGTTCCTTTGGAGGATACCCAAGAACCTCTGGACCCCCAAAAGAGCGGCCTAACGTGGAGCAAGAAGATATAGCAGATTGTTGGTATTGA
- the LOC103484271 gene encoding RING-H2 finger protein ATL74-like, translating into MLTSSFMEPSSSPSLNPSPSVSIMDPREHELGGNFNLIVIVVAIVCAVVCTLGLNTMLICILQCANHSLRQTVQWVALRGLNSGMKKQDVVALPTSTYTNSGSPTSPSPSSTSACAICLIDFSNGDTIRVLPNCAHRYHVSCIDKWLLSHSSCPTCRHQLKSKDSIEHIV; encoded by the coding sequence ATGCTCACTTCTTCGTTCATGGAgccctcttcttctccttcccttAATCCATCTCCAAGTGTGTCTATCATGGACCCTCGCGAGCATGAACTAGGTGGCAACTTCAACCTCATTGTTATCGTGGTTGCAATTGTTTGTGCCGTTGTTTGCACGCTTGGGCTAAATACCATGCTGATATGTATACTTCAATGTGCCAATCACTCTCTTAGACAAACAGTCCAATGGGTGGCTTTAAGGGGACTGAACTCGGGCATGAAGAAGCAAGACGTGGTTGCCCTCCCAACTTCAACTTACACGAACTCTGGATCACCGACTTCGCCTTCGCCTTCATCCACTTCAGCCTGTGCTATCTGCCTCATCGACTTCTCAAATGGGGATACAATACGAGTGTTGCCGAACTGTGCTCATAGGTACCATGTCAGTTGCATTGATAAATGGTTGCTGTCTCACTCTTCTTGCCCCACCTGCAGGCATCAGCTCAAGTCCAAGGATTCTATAGAACACATTGTGTAG
- the LOC103485295 gene encoding uncharacterized protein LOC103485295: MSITSDQWGTQFYAHHSHGGASTSSAVAHHGPNTNNSNSISKPRRRSRASRKAPTTLLNASTSNFRDLVQQFTGFHAAGASLPLGSHKGPVNLSFGQDGDDHLHNNHPSVMLPFSDGRLLQRRQQPPEQRFPVAAESNGFSVPGAELMEIENLIDEDLSYDLQELGMEFSSSSGNGNYGGGYFH, translated from the coding sequence ATGTCTATCACCAGCGATCAATGGGGCACCCAATTCTACGCCCACCACTCCCACGGCGGCGCCTCCACCTCTTCCGCCGTCGCCCACCATGGCCCCAACACTAACAACTCTAACTCCATTTCCAAGCCCCGGCGCCGCTCCCGGGCTTCCCGGAAAGCCCCGACGACTCTCCTCAATGCCAGCACCTCCAATTTCAGGGACTTGGTGCAGCAGTTCACTGGGTTTCATGCCGCCGGCGCCTCCTTGCCTTTGGGCAGCCATAAGGGTCCGGTCAACCTTAGCTTCGGCCAGGATGGAGACGATCACCTTCATAACAACCACCCCTCTGTTATGCTCCCTTTCTCCGACGGCCGCCTTCTTCAGCGGCGACAGCAGCCGCCGGAGCAGCGATTCCCCGTGGCGGCGGAAAGTAATGGGTTTTCAGTGCCGGGGGcggaattgatggaaattgAAAATCTGATTGATGAGGATTTGAGTTACGATCTGCAGGAATTGGGGATGGAGTTTTCTTCGTCCAGTGGGAATGGGAATTACGGCGGTGGATACTTCCATTGA